The Rosa rugosa chromosome 3, drRosRugo1.1, whole genome shotgun sequence sequence ATCAGATCTATTTGGAAAATATTCCTGCGCAACAAGCAGTTATAGAGACAAGATATAGAAGTCTGTTAGTCAATTCCATAAGACAGAGTCTGGCGGTAAATTAATTAATCATGTTTTTGTTAATTGAAAGCTCCGTATGGCATAACTTCAAGATCTAGCTAATAATTAAACTTAAGCTTTTCAATCATTTTAATCTGTCAGTAATCGATCAAGCTCCCCCACCATTACTCACCTTTGTAAAGTATGTCGATCCACCAAAACTAGTCTGCCTTGATTGTAAGACCTGGCTAGCTAGGCCAAGTCTAGGTGTGTAATGGAATCCAAGGGTAATCAGAACTTCACAAGTAACTCAACAACGTTAACGCCACTTTCCAAATAAAAGGCAAGAAGAAAAGGTTCAAGGAGAAATTAAATTGTTAAAACAATAGTATATCTACCACTTCGATCTCTTTAATCTTCATGTACATGACATGATATGAGTAACGTAAGGATCTACGCAAAAGAACATATGAAGTTCTCGATCGACAACCCTTCACCCTTCAGAATAGGTGTTCTTCACATTGCAACCCATTTTGTTTGTCTGTCTTTTTTAAAAGTTGATCAAGATGTAAAAAGTACATTTTTCTCCAATATAAGCATTTGGGTGGAACTGAGTTTTCTATAAGCCAAAGTATGTCGCTCATATCTCAATATTAATGCGTGAATTTGACAcatcataaaaataaataaaaaaagcctGTAATATGGGGTATGTTCCTATTTGTTTAGGAGATGCATAAACAAAAGATGCTTTTAGGGTCTTCAAGGTCTACGACAGACCAGGCAAGAAGGAATTCAGAAGAAATTAAATCAGTTTACAGTCAAACAAAGCATGAACATGGTCCCTTGCTAAACTCAGAAAGTCATACAGAAACGTTAACCTCTGTAGGACCTTACCTTTACTTACATTACCACTATTGGCTAATCAAGCAATTGGccaaaagatctcccaaaattaCATGACTCAAATGAGTTTTAGCTTCTATCTTAAGCTCTTGTTGGCTTCTCCCAGGTTGTCTAAACCTGTGATTAGCAGTTAATATTATTCAAAGCTTAAACACCAGCCCAAGTCATTGAAAAGGCTCTCCATCGTGATCACCATTATATTTCCACAAATTACAGAAGAGAACAAATCCATCATTCTCATAATAATCTCTTCTGATAATAACCATTGCAATCGAAACGACAACCTAGCTTACTGATTTCACTTATCTCATTATATATATCAGACTCATCCCCCATAACAGGTTGGACTTTGAAGAATTGCCCCCTATTCAAACTACACTTaatttaaacaaaaacaagagttATGTTTCTATAAATTAGGTTAAAAGTGTGAAGCTTTCTACGTGTGCAATACTGTATATAATtataaagatatatatatttatatatatgtttctcaATCATCAAGGAAGAGGCTAGGGTTTTCAATAACCGAAGTGGTCGATGTTTCATGTGTTTGAAGTTGAACATCTAGAGCTAGTCACCTGTCAGATCGATAACATCAGGATGATCAGATCATCGAGGACGGCCTGTTGCTTATACTATAAAAAAATTAAGCTTCAATTAAGTAGTCGATTAATCTTGGAGTCTCAATCTCAATGCGTGTATCCTATTAGTTTCAAGTACTTGATAATTAAACTTCTTATTCTTTTCTCTAATATGGGTCACATCGATCAAAAACATTTTGATTGGGTTGCATGTAGAATTTAGCAAACTAAAAACATGAAGAATCAACACATTTTCTTCTAGATGAAATGATGAATAACAAATGATAAGGGAATAAACTATAAAGAAGTTGTTCAAACCCTAGATATGTAGTAATCATCCACACACGTGCCATGGCCCTACGTGCAACTTGGTGTCGGCTTGACTGGTCATCAAGGGACCAAAATTATCAtcatttttttaaatatatttttaatttaatttttgtgtACAAAAAAATTAAGCGGAAAATCCGTTCAATTTTTTTGAGACATTCTGAATAAAAGAAATTAGAATTAAAAATATTGTGAAGAAGCCTTCTCATTTCATTAAAAGAATGAATCAAGAAAATACTGAACCAGCAGTAACTTTATTTCATTAATTTAGTTAAACATAAAAATTACTTTGAGAATCTCGTTCGCAAATATATATGATGATGGTTTTGATCATAGGTATCAATTTATTATATATCAGAAGATTTTTTTGATCATTGGTTTGTTGATATGTTATGTTGTTATGTTTTTATCTTGCATGACAAAAATTAATAATCTCAAAATGTTAATAATGACCTAATTTTGAATATGTTCTGTTTTTTTGTGgtgtatatatattatagttTTGGTCAATACTAACTAGAGCTTAGATTTTTGTCTTATTTCACTTATTATATAGTAAGACAAACACAAATCCATTTGATAATTGATTTAAGCAAGATTATCGATTGGATCGAAGTAATGCAAGTTCCAAGCTATATATGAGTATGATTTAGCATCATTATTGAAGTCATTACTAATGCTATTTAAGCACAATAATTGGCCACAGCATCGAACAAACCAATTTGGTGATACTTTATAAATAATACGATATGGCTCAACAAGATAAGcctataagagcaactccaacagcttctttataatttctgtattatagggaagcaaaagtcaaagctttaagcaatttttcttcttcaactccaacagattccctagtttacagcgatctctaaaatctccaaaattcttctttaaaattttagagattgctgtaaatttagggaattttgttttctctctcctcactttccctaaaatggagaaagttataggaaatctgttggagcaaaagaggctcatttttccctaaaatagagaaaaactaaaatatggggaagctgttggagttgctctaaaggCACAAGATAAAGAAAAGCACgtacaacaacaaaaacaaaatggcGCTAGAATGACAATGCAGGGGGTTTAATCTTGTTAAAAAAGACggtgaaaaaaagaagaggagatAATCGATTTCTGGTTAAGTCTATGATTTTTTAATCATTCCAAACCCAAGGCCTTAGTTCGAGATAAGTGTGTTTGTGTGCgtgtgaatgtgaatgtgaatgtgaaCGCGCATGCCCTCAATATTCCCTTCCATTTTGGCTCATTCAAGATCGTGTTATCCAGATAACTTTGTTAATCACAAGTGTTTAACTTATAATCTAAAATTATCATGTCAAGTTAATATAAtttactaacaaaaaaaaaatttggttagGATCCCAAGGGTAATAGAATATGAGATTCGCACAGTAATAATTTGCAAGTTAAGTCAATTTGTACGTTTCCTTCTGACGGTTTAGAATTTAGTACGAGTCATAGACTCGTATTTTATCGTTTTGCTATTCTATCTTTTCTAGCTGGTAGTGACGTGGTGATTGCTACTGTGGGCCCTTAAATAGTGCCATTCGTGCGGCGTGTCAACATCATAATTGATGAGTTATGTATAAAGATTCGATCGCGATTTCTTATTCCCCACGTGccttcttttatttgtttttccaTGGAATTTCGTTCACTCGAGATGGAATTTCATTCAATGAATTATATTCAACGGTGAAGAGTGCATAATGTAGTGGTTGTTTCCtaaattttttgatttttttttttataaatgataattcaattaataaaagtataaaactCATGTCAAGTAGGTCATTATATACCGTACTACTGACAAGCTGATGCTAGATCAAGAATTCGTGATGAAAACCATAATGGTATATAGGGATATACCTATCATATTCGAACTTAGCGCTCACTTAAAATTCAGTTTATAAGCTATGAAAAAACAAAGTGAATAGACAAGCAAACTACACTTGTTAGGGCTTACTGAGTAAACTAACAAGCATAGTGCCCTAAAAAAATAGGAAATTGTTTagctaaaacaaaacaaaacaaaaatagaggCCACAGTCTGCCCTAGCCCGAGCCCAACAGCAAGTAGCCCAACCCAGCCGTCAAACAACAAAACACAGCAGCCCCGCCACTGCCACGAGGAACACCACCATCATCATTGACCCGACGTCGCCATCTGGAGACCTCAGCGAAACCCATACAGGAGAAGACCTAACCCAATACAGACCGATCTCCACGGCACCAAGCCACCACCTGAAAACCCTGCTGCCTACGCCTTCATCAAAGCCACCACCTGTGCGTTGCTCCTCGGCCCACCATGTCCCCGTCGATCCCACAGATCAGGATCTGGCGCTAATGCTGTCAACTTCCAAGCCAAGAACAAACTAAAAACAGCCATCAACATGCTTTTGAGGCCCGTTCAGCAGCAGCCCCAACATCACACAACCAAGACCGATAGAGATGCAGGGCCACCACCGGACGAGCACCATTCTAATACGCCAGAAGATTCGCTAGGGTTCCTGATAAAAAGCAACAGACTGAGAAGCCCTAAAAATTTTTATGGTAAATGTTTGGAGTAAAGAAAACTAATAATTTCAAATAGAATACAATTGCCCAAGCAAACTCTATTATTCTGTTTACTTTTTGTGACGGATGCTCTCCAAGTACTTTGATTGACATCTTGAAATCTTGAATATAACATATAACGGTCATTTGCGCGTCTAGCTCAAATTAATGGACTACGCAAGGTTTATATATTGATCTATTGTCTCAATTATTGACGCTATATACTAGAGATAAAGAAGCTCCacattcttcatttctgctcattaaTTTgtttcaacaatttattgtttcatGAAATTTGATATGACATTCTTTGAAAggaaattcttgcatatcattttcaCAAAAATAAAGAGGGCGCAGATGAAAAAAGATCGACCACTTTATTCCCCCCCTTGCCTCCTAATTAATTGAGTTGGCATGATGGCTAAAATACTAGCAGAACAATAAAATGCTAGCATTAGTTGTTCCAATCCAAATGTGTGTGGCTTTAGCTGTACAAGAAAGATCTAAGCTTATACGGGTGTTTGTTTGATTACACCCAAAAGCTTTAGACAAAAGTTTAGACAGATGTACGTGTACTCTATTGGTTCTCTCCTTAAAGATTAATCATCTCCTATCTACTATATACATATTATACATTGGTTCTATACATAGTGCAAAGAAAAGGAATTATTATTCTTTGCAGTGTATATATGTGTTTAGTATGTACCAGTACATATGTGCCTTGTTGTCTCCAACATCACTCTGAACTTTTAATTCCATGATCGATCAATAAGTGGCCAACAAATACACCTGAATGAACTCAATGAAGAGAAAAAGGTGTATTGCTAGTGGTTTCCAATGAGgtccatgtatatatatataagtatctCTCCATGCCATGCGCAAACCTTTCGTGGTCGTCTGGTCGATGACGACGTCAGGCAGCTAGGGTTTCATCTTTCATCTGCAATTCTTATTTAGGTTACTTAATTTTTATCCATATTCCATGATGAATATATAATTAAGATGGCGTTTGGCGTTGTGATTGACTTTGGGAGAGGTTGATTCAAGGTTTTATAAGCAGCTTTTTGAACAGTGTAAGTGCATCGATTTGGCAACATCAGTTGGGTTATCTAACTTGGTTCACAACTTCACATTAGCTCAATTATTGCTGGTTCACTACTTCACATTCTGCAGAaggcttttgttttgtttagagAATGAGAATGTTAGATCATGAATGTCATATATTACCAAATTTACTGCTTATTTCAATGAGGTCTCCGAATTCAAATCTCTATCTCGCTTTCAAAGTCCATCCGTTcccaaaagtaaaataaaacgTAATATGATCGTAAAGAAGTAatggagaattccacaaatggtcactcaactatgatttattcgacactttggtcactcaattttcaaatatatcactttaatcactcaactattactctgtcaatcacttaatttagtcacccaaggggcattttatctcactttaatcacttctcttaatcattctaatacagatttctcaatttttcacaattggtttgacaaaaatatcattaatattgtggcaaataattttttttttaatgaaaaaaattaacgaagtaactaaagtgaataacagagttaaagttgagtgactaaagtgatatatttaaaatgtgagtaaccaaagtgtcgaataggtaaaagttgagtgactatttgtgatattctcctaAGAAATAAATGGAGAAATGGGAGCTGGAAAGAAGGGTAATCTAATTAAGTTGGGGTGTCATTATTAAGTTCGGAAAGTAGGGCCTAAATGCACGTCTACATGTTAGCAGCTGTGGGTGACAGGAAAAAGTGATTATGATTAAAAATGAGATTAGATAATGATTAAACATACACTATTGCTCAGACAAACCGTGACTCCATGAACTTTAAAAAATCAAGCAAAGAGTGTGATCATCATCAAAATCCTCTTCCTATTTGTGTTTGCTTTCCTGGGTATCAATTCTAATAGCTAATGTTGCCTTCCAGTGTCATTATCTATTGGTTTCATTCACTTCTCGAATATATGCTTTCTTTAAATTCTGTATCTTTCTGCTCCCTTGAAGCACCATTCGACGATAATCATACTTAATGAATCCCAAAACCATATATGTTGGGACATTCCAACAAATAATACTGTTTGACATTCAATAAATAGTTGAACACTTGATCGATCGGATCGATTAGAAAATGTTCTCCAATTTGTGAAACTCCGTACTATTAATTATGAAATATGCTTGTGTTGCTTGATCATTTTTCTATGATTTAGAGGGGCCATATTGTTCTCTAACCTGGCTAATTGTGTtgattaattacttaattatggTCCAGCTAATTCTTGATGTTTTGAGCTTGTCTAATGTCCTGACCACATTTTTGTCGGAGTACCGTTTTTTATCTCCCATTTAATTATCCAAAGTCTGCTATTTGTTTTGGTCGTAAGAAAGTTACGCGGTGGAAGCTGATGATCGAAGAAGCACCATAAGAGATCAACATTACGATGTAGCAGGGCAGGTAAACTTCGCGGCTTTGGTTGGGGCAAACCGGCACATTTGAGGTTGTCAACAACTTCAATTCTGGAATAACTTAAGAAAGCTTCCAGCCACAACTCTCAAATCCGTCAACTAGTAATATTCTCAAAAGAGCTCTAATGTCCCTTCATTTTCGCACCTCCATGAACTGGGCAGAAACAACTAAAGCTCTAGCCTATAGGCTAGAGCCGGCCACCACAGTTCTTATCTATGCAATGAACATAATTTCCAATAGGGCTATAACATAATATTCTAGTTCATGCTATACTACTTGGCTCATAGAAACGATATAGTGGAATGATGATTTAAACTCAGACAAGCGTAAGAATAAATATTCGTATAAGTAGGGTGTAATTGTGTTTATTAATTATGATTTTGGCATTGTCAAGGACTCAAAGATACTATATAGAGTTATATATCTACATGTATTACTAGCTAACTAATTATATACCTAGTTTAATTATAACCCTCAATCTCTCATTGATATTGTAGTATGTATATTCACTAAAATTAAATGTAGCTGCCTATcaaatataaggaaattaatgTTTATTGTCACATGTATTACTACACTCAATGCAGAATATGTGGAAACTAAAATACAGATCCAGTTGATCATCAAACAAATAGAAATGTGTTTGGTTAGTGATGGTTCTTTTGTCGTATAAGGATGTTGAATGGAATCTAAATATATGAGAGTACAGGAGTTTAAGCTGGAAGGTAAAAGAGGCCCTTAAAGCAAAAAACATTAATGAACAATGTAGCCCATTAAGGGAACCCAATACTATTAAGTATTCATTATTTTATGATCACCTCCACTCTTCCCCTAGTGTTTATATACATGGTGAAAAGAATGCTAGCTGCGCACAAGTATCTTCAGCTAAGAGAGAGCAGAAACCACACAAAAACTCCCCCAATTAACCAAGAGATCCTCATCAAGATCATGACTGGCTCTGGTTCTCCTTGTGGAGCCTGCAAGTTCTTGAGAAGAAAATGTGTGAGGGGTTGTATTTTTGCACCTTATTTCTGCCATGAAAATGGCGCTACCCATTTTGCTGCCATCCATAAGGTTTTCGGCGCAAGCAATGTGTCGAAGCTGCTGGCTCACCTTCCGGTGAGTGATCGTTGTGAAGCTGCAGTGACTATCTCATATGAAGCTCAGGCCAGGCTCCAAGATCCCATTTATGGCTGTGTTTCACATATTTTTGCTCTCCAACAACAGGTATTCCCCCCTTTGACTTTGAACATATTGAATAAAAACCTAATTGATTCTGTTTAATTTCTTCGTATGTTCAATTGATTGATGAAGATATGGTTTTGATTTGAACTTTGCAGGTTGTCAACCTCCAGGCACAATTAGCTTCCCTCAAGGATCAAGCACCTCAAAGCTTTGTGAATGGCTCTGCAGCTGTAGCAAACCCTAACGAGAATTGGTTTCCTGATTTAGAGAATTCATCTAACTCAGTGGCCCAAGTCAATTCAAATTACCATATCAATAATGGTGGAACAACATCATACTATGAGAACGGAATTATGAGTTCAAACTCCATTGGGAGTAGTAATTATGATCAAAACTCAGGAATCCGGGATGAAAATGCATCCTATGGAAGCTTTGAAGAGGTGTCTCCTTCCCTGTCTTCTTTCAACATGCAAATGAATAACAGGCAATATTGGGTTAATTATGATCGGGACGTGGATGAGCTTCAATCTATGACTTTCAGCTATGTTGATCAGCATTCTTGAGGTGAAAGGGCTCAGTGCAAGAATAGAGTTCATCGGTTGAAATTTTCACTATGTCAGTTTTAAAACATGCACTtcagtttattttttttcctgtaGTACTTAtatgagctagctagctaggtgaGTATGAACCCTAGAAATGTTAATACAATTGGCCCGATCTAAACCCTACTGCTTCTTTCATATTTAATCTAGTACTGTGTTGATTTTTTATATACTAAATAATAGTggatttctgaaaataaaaaactgGATGTACATATAGATCTGATTCCGATTGAGCAATTTCAGTTTCTTAACAGAGTTCTTGGACCAAATGAAGACCTAAACTTTTGACCTAAGACACATAGTTCGATTTGTCAATATTCACCCTTTCTTAGGTAAACATAATCTGTTGCACTAAACAACTACTTATATAGAGATGTGCAATTGAGTATTAATTGTTAATTCTCAACATAAAGAATATATATCCTGATTTTGTGACCTACTTGACAAATTTAATGATCAGAGGCTACCAAGATTAGAGAATATTATTCAGACTCTAATAGAATTGCTTACAATGAGAAGTAGACATAGCTAGCAAGATCCTTTACTTCCATTGATTGAGTATCTGATTTCAACCAGTGACAACCGAGCTCAAACAGATTTCATAATTGTGTCCATATATATATGACTCTTGCTATGCATaactactttcttcttcttttttttctttttttttttcttccttgaaATAAATGTGAAGGATCTTTGATGACTTATCATAGAAGGATAAGATGAGGGTGTGCCTAAAATTTAGAGATATATCCGATCCCAATAAAAGCAATCTTCTTTCTTGGTATATTATCTGCCATTGGAATTTGGGAGCTAGGAAAATAGCCTAACTGTGGTCTTTCCTCTTTCCCGATTGTTGTTGATTTCCAGAAAGCATCTCTCTCTGGCTTGTTAAACTAATATTTCGAGGCcagcatatatatattgaacaaACAATGTTATTAATTGTCTTTACCGTACATGATGTTAATTTTGTTAATATTTATAGTGAAAACCTTTAAAACAGTGCTTAAATTTTTTAAGTATATCGTTCTCATATTTGATATTGATCAAATGCGCGCATAATAGTCCTCATTACAGCCATTCTGTTTGAGTTGTAGTTAGGGTTACATGAACTGCTTGAAAATTGCATCAAACTTTGCGACCTTTCTGGCTTCAGGTACAACTAGTTGCATTTGAGTTAAATTTCTCTTGCTTAAAGCAGCATGATGATAATAGCACTACAACTTAGCTAATACTAACCCTAGCTAGTATTAATTGCGGTAAAGGGAGCTCCAGTCTCCAGCATTTTCGGTCACCTTTCCCTTGCGCATGGTTAATTAATTTGGTAATTAGTTGCCCCTGATCTGTTGTTTATAGCCTTTTATCTAATTCTGATTCAAGAAAAGAAGTAAGAAATGTGGTATTATGTGATGAATGATGAATGagacatatgtgtgtgtgtgaaacaGGCAGCCTTACAGTTGATGAACCTAATTATATAGTTAATTCATGTGTCATATATTTATGTTTATAATTAATCTGGAGTCATCTTAATTAGTTTATCGTATCATTCATATCAACCGTCTATAATGAGAACTGTGGCAACTCTGTCCAACTGATGGTGTGTGCTTCGATATATTGCTTGAATATCAGGGCTTCTATCTTTCCATAAAAAGGGGAAGTGGTTTTACACcatattaattaatcaattaattTCTTGCTCAACAAAACCTAGCTCCCGGCCAGCTGAAGAATTACAAGTTAGATAAAttaatatataaacacacagaTTTTTTATGGCATGCACATTATCCATGATTCATAATTAAGCACTTCAGATTATTTCTAGCTGCCACATGCTGCCTGTTAGTAATATCTTGTTTAGTTACATATGTATGACTTGTAAATAGTTATCATGTGAAGGGAAGGGAACTCATTCTTATATAATTTCCATAATGAATCTCATGCACTTGATTATTGGAATTAAGGTACCTTCAGACCTGTTTGCTAATAAAACCAGTTACTATTTGGATATAGTTGGATCAGAACTAAAGCCATAACACAGGGGTTGGGCATAGCAATACTTAAAAGTGAACTCTTTCAATTAAAATATAGCTTATGAGAAATTTGTGGTTGAGGTAGCAGTTTGAGATAACATGAATTGTGTAAACCTAACCCTAAAGCCCTAAAAGAAAATGTATGGTTTTCTTGGGTATGTCTCCTCAGGGACCAATCACCTTTAGCTTTTGTAAACCCAACCCAAGTATGCAGATTAAGGTTATACTATAACAATAACGGGCCTTTATTATAGGAGTGGAAGCAAATTCGACTTTCCaatttccatcatgatttgaTTTAGAACAATGCAAACTCCGAAGTTTGACATAGCTAGAGGCTAACAAGGTGGACATGCGACCATGAAAATGTCTATTGTATATATTTTCTCAGATTGATTTTGAGCATGGAAGATTCGAATCTAAAACTTCATTTATCATATCTTTTAAATGATGTATCATCTAAAGGCACATTAAACACTTCAATTTTGTATTATGAAACCAATGCAAGTATTGGCAATCGATCGGTTTTCTAAAGCAAAACATGTTGCATTTAGATAATACCCCATGCAAATCTAATTTCATGAGAGAAACAACATCAAGTTTTTTAACAACAAAATCATTGCCAACATTGAACTCTCATAGTTCagttccctttctttctttctttctgtttttgttaGAGAAGAAGGATACAAACAATTACAATAAATTCTATATTAGAAGTGCATCACCATGCCAATgacttcaaaattcaaaaatccTTTTCTTCTAAAAACACACTGATGGCTTTTGATCAATACTTTCTTTACATTGAGAAGACAAAATCATGCATACTGAAACTTTAGTGAACAATACAAAAGTAGACTAAAAGACACCCTCCAAAGCTAGCATACACCAAATCTTGGTCATTTTCACACAAGATGTAGCACACAGCTCAATGATCTTAATTATATAGCATAGAACCATTATTAAAACCCAGAAGTGCAGTACTGGCCAAACTtctttctcttcatcttcttctccttctttccttttcttttctctctttttctttctttgtcacAAACCAGACGAGTCAATTACACTTTATTTGAAGCACAGGGCGGCTTGCACGAACTGTAAAGACAATTAGACAACCCCGCACCTCAAGTTACTGTCTCTCGATGATCCCTAAGATCGGATGGCTCACAGTGCACGTGTGTATGTGTTTGAGCATCCATAGTCAAAAGTCAAGcttttttatcattatttttaAACTCCAGAGGCAATGTCCCCTCATGCTTTTCTTTAGCTTAGTTCAAAAGTTCAACCTTTGGAACCCTTTGTATTTGTCCCTAATTATTTTCTTACTCAAAATTCCATTTTCTATTGGAATCCATTAAAATTAAATGTTATCCCCATTATTT is a genomic window containing:
- the LOC133741056 gene encoding LOB domain-containing protein 29-like translates to MTGSGSPCGACKFLRRKCVRGCIFAPYFCHENGATHFAAIHKVFGASNVSKLLAHLPVSDRCEAAVTISYEAQARLQDPIYGCVSHIFALQQQVVNLQAQLASLKDQAPQSFVNGSAAVANPNENWFPDLENSSNSVAQVNSNYHINNGGTTSYYENGIMSSNSIGSSNYDQNSGIRDENASYGSFEEVSPSLSSFNMQMNNRQYWVNYDRDVDELQSMTFSYVDQHS